AAAAAAATGAACAGACTAATAGGAAACTTACCAAAAGTAGGAATTCGTCCGGTAATCGACGGACGCGAAAGAGGTGTTAGAGAATCTCTTGAAGAGCAAACAATGGCAATGGCAAAAGCTGCTGCTAAATTGATCGAAGATAATTTACGTTTTCCGAGTGGAGAAAAAGTTGAGTGTGTTATATCTGATACAACTATCGGTGGTGTGGCTGAGGCCGCAATGAGCGAAGAGAAATTCAGAAAAGAAGGTGTAGCGGTTTCACTTACTGTAACTCCTGCTTGGTGTTATGGGACAGAGGTGATGGATGCAGATCCGACTTTGCCAAAAGCTGTTTGGGGTTTCAACGGAACTGAGCGTCCGGGAGCTGTATATTTAGCTGCTGCTTTGGCAGGATATGCTCAAAAAGGATTGCCAACATTTGGTATTTACGGTCACGAAGTACAGGATGCCGGTGATACTGATATTCACGAGGATGTAAAGGAGAAAGTACTTCGTTTTGTGAAGTCGGCATTGGCTGTAGCGCAAATGAAAGGTAAATCATATTTATCGTTAGGATACTCTTCAATGGGTATTGTTGGATCGATGGTTGATCAAAATTTCTTCCACGACTATCTTGGAATGCGTACCGAGTTTGTTGATCAGGTAGAAGTTATTCGTAGAATTGAAGAGGAAATTTATGATAAAGATGAGTTTGAAAAAGCTCTACTTTGGACTAAAAATAACTGTGAAGAAGGTGTTGATTACAACAGCGAAAAATACAAAGGAGATAAAGCAAGAAAAGATTGGGAGTGGGAAATAGTTGTGAAAATGACATTGATTACCCGCGATTTAATGATCGGGAATCCAAAGCTTAAAGAAATGGGTTACGGCGAAGAATCTTTGGGAAGAAATGCTATTGCAGGTGGTTTTCAGGGACAGCGTCAGTGGACTGATCATATGCCAAATGCCGATTTTACAGAGGCGATGCTTAATTCCTCATTCGACTGGAACGGAATACGTCAGGCTTATGTATTTGCTACAGAAAACGACAGTTTAAATGCTGTATCAATGTTATTCGGTCACCTGTTGACAAACACGGCTCAGATTTTCTCTGACGTTCGTACTTACTGGAGTCCTGATTCGGTAAAAAGAGTAACAGGAAAAGAGCTTGAAGGTAAAGCTGCAAATGGTATTATCCACTTGATAAATTCTGGATCTACTACGTTAGATGCAACTGCCGAGCAACGCAACGAAGCAGGAGAGCCTGCAATGAAACCTTTCTGGGAAATTTCGAAAGATGAAGCTCAAAAATGTTTGGATGCTACAAAATGGCCTCAGGCAGTTAAAGAGTATATGAGAGGCGGAGGATA
This genomic stretch from Bacteroidota bacterium harbors:
- a CDS encoding L-fucose isomerase produces the protein MNRLIGNLPKVGIRPVIDGRERGVRESLEEQTMAMAKAAAKLIEDNLRFPSGEKVECVISDTTIGGVAEAAMSEEKFRKEGVAVSLTVTPAWCYGTEVMDADPTLPKAVWGFNGTERPGAVYLAAALAGYAQKGLPTFGIYGHEVQDAGDTDIHEDVKEKVLRFVKSALAVAQMKGKSYLSLGYSSMGIVGSMVDQNFFHDYLGMRTEFVDQVEVIRRIEEEIYDKDEFEKALLWTKNNCEEGVDYNSEKYKGDKARKDWEWEIVVKMTLITRDLMIGNPKLKEMGYGEESLGRNAIAGGFQGQRQWTDHMPNADFTEAMLNSSFDWNGIRQAYVFATENDSLNAVSMLFGHLLTNTAQIFSDVRTYWSPDSVKRVTGKELEGKAANGIIHLINSGSTTLDATAEQRNEAGEPAMKPFWEISKDEAQKCLDATKWPQAVKEYMRGGGYSSQFKTAGEMPVTMCRINLVKGIGPVLQIAEGWTVEVDSDVHKILDERTNPTWPTTWFAPRVNGEGAFKDVYSVMANWGANHGAISYGHIGSDLITLASMLRIPVNMHNVADEDIFRPASWTAFGTDKEGQDYRACEAYGSLYGIKKS